One window of the Myxococcales bacterium genome contains the following:
- a CDS encoding calcineurin-like phosphoesterase C-terminal domain-containing protein — MITARNLSSAGRACAVFCLWLLALGCANWPGALPPLPDLPGHARGIVFEDRNGNGTRDPREPGVAGVRVSNGRQIVATDRYGRFILPIDDDTAIFVIKPTGMRTTIDDRMLPRFYYLHKPSGSPDHLTYPAVPATGPLPESIDFPLYRQRESSPFRVLVIGDPQPQSITDVDHYQRDILSELPQYDAAFGIILGDIVDHDLSLYDPLTRATSLIGIPWYHVLGNHDMNLDARDDRTSDETFERVFGPSTYAFEYAHVHFIVLDNIVFRPEDQATDQAASYRGGLTSQQLEFIAHYTESVPTDERIVLLMHIPLVGRKGHQVPERRALFKILARHPHFLSISAHSHMQAHFFLGEEEGNPGAVHHHWNSPTASGSWWRGRHDERGIPHATMRDGSPNGYSIMTFDGLDYAIRFKPAGRPASYQLEISAPDQVATHESAIVWANVFAGSERSIIEMRIVGSNPEMARPWTAMEWVHEKDPTYKKVRERERDAHAPDEWKLPPAYPSAHLWKAALPEDLPAGSHWIEVRSTDMFGQRDIGRRIIRIIQEE; from the coding sequence TTGATCACCGCCAGAAACCTCTCCTCAGCGGGTCGAGCCTGCGCGGTGTTTTGCCTTTGGCTGCTCGCACTTGGCTGCGCGAACTGGCCCGGCGCCCTGCCTCCGCTCCCGGACTTGCCGGGCCACGCCCGGGGGATCGTCTTCGAAGACCGCAACGGAAACGGCACCCGCGACCCGCGCGAACCCGGCGTTGCCGGGGTCCGGGTCTCTAATGGACGCCAGATCGTCGCGACCGACCGCTACGGACGCTTCATCCTGCCGATCGACGACGACACCGCCATCTTCGTGATCAAGCCCACGGGCATGCGCACGACGATCGACGACCGGATGCTTCCGCGCTTCTACTATCTGCACAAACCATCGGGCTCCCCCGACCATCTGACCTACCCCGCGGTGCCGGCCACCGGACCGCTTCCCGAATCAATCGATTTCCCTCTCTACCGGCAACGCGAGTCATCACCGTTTCGGGTACTGGTGATTGGAGATCCACAACCCCAGTCCATCACCGACGTCGACCACTACCAACGCGACATCTTGAGCGAGTTGCCACAATACGACGCGGCGTTCGGAATCATCCTGGGCGACATCGTCGATCACGATCTATCCCTCTACGACCCCCTGACCCGAGCCACCAGCCTGATCGGAATTCCGTGGTACCACGTATTGGGCAACCACGACATGAACCTCGACGCTCGGGACGACCGAACCTCGGACGAAACCTTCGAGCGCGTATTTGGCCCGAGCACCTACGCCTTCGAATACGCCCATGTTCATTTCATTGTGCTCGACAACATCGTGTTTCGTCCGGAAGATCAAGCCACGGATCAGGCCGCCAGTTATCGCGGGGGACTCACTTCTCAACAACTCGAGTTCATTGCGCACTACACGGAGAGCGTTCCCACGGACGAACGAATCGTATTGCTAATGCACATTCCACTCGTGGGGCGCAAGGGACATCAGGTTCCCGAACGCCGAGCCCTGTTCAAAATCCTGGCGCGCCATCCCCATTTTCTATCCATCTCTGCCCACAGTCATATGCAGGCACACTTTTTCCTCGGGGAGGAGGAGGGGAACCCGGGCGCGGTGCACCACCATTGGAACAGTCCCACTGCCTCGGGCAGTTGGTGGCGCGGTCGCCACGACGAGCGAGGCATTCCCCACGCAACGATGCGAGACGGTTCTCCAAACGGCTATTCGATCATGACCTTCGACGGTCTGGACTACGCGATCCGCTTCAAGCCAGCCGGACGTCCCGCTTCGTATCAGTTGGAAATATCCGCACCGGACCAGGTCGCGACCCACGAGAGCGCAATCGTCTGGGCCAACGTCTTCGCGGGAAGCGAGCGTTCGATAATCGAGATGAGAATCGTCGGGTCGAACCCAGAAATGGCGCGACCGTGGACTGCGATGGAATGGGTCCACGAAAAAGATCCGACCTACAAGAAAGTTCGAGAACGTGAGAGGGACGCCCACGCCCCCGACGAATGGAAACTGCCCCCGGCGTACCCCTCGGCCCATCTATGGAAGGCCGCCTTGCCGGAAGACCTCCCAGCCGGCAGTCACTGGATCGAGGTGCGCAGCACCGACATGTTTGGGCAGCGGGACATCGGGCGCAGAATCATCCGCATAATACAAGAGGAATAA
- a CDS encoding TRAP transporter small permease subunit, giving the protein MSEPTLDLHRVLPQTRLSTRIDRLIRSVGDMVSWVWLVLLATIVLNVIMRYVFGEGRIEFEELQWHLYAVGFLSGLAYCLESDNHVRVDFIRTRLSLRMQAWVELYGLLLLLFPFIALILYYSLPFIQYSFLAGEVSQAPGGLGFRWLIKSALFVGFALLAVAAFSRLLRVSAYLFDAPEALGPAAAPIDQGKDR; this is encoded by the coding sequence ATGTCTGAACCTACCCTTGATCTGCACCGCGTCTTGCCCCAGACCCGGCTCTCGACTCGGATCGATCGACTGATCCGCAGTGTTGGCGACATGGTTTCGTGGGTGTGGCTCGTACTGCTGGCCACGATCGTTCTCAACGTGATCATGCGATACGTGTTTGGAGAGGGCCGCATCGAATTCGAAGAACTCCAGTGGCACCTCTATGCGGTCGGCTTTCTCTCAGGCCTGGCCTATTGCCTGGAATCCGACAACCATGTGCGCGTTGATTTCATTCGCACGCGTTTGAGCCTTCGCATGCAGGCCTGGGTGGAGCTGTATGGATTGTTGTTGCTGTTGTTTCCGTTCATCGCACTGATCCTCTACTACAGCCTGCCGTTCATCCAGTACTCATTTCTAGCAGGGGAGGTGTCCCAGGCCCCCGGTGGGCTCGGCTTTCGTTGGCTCATCAAGAGCGCTCTCTTTGTCGGGTTCGCGTTGTTGGCAGTCGCTGCATTCTCGAGGTTGTTGCGGGTATCAGCCTACTTGTTCGATGCGCCCGAGGCCCTGGGTCCGGCGGCTGCGCCAATCGATCAGGGCAAGGATCGTTAG
- a CDS encoding peptidylprolyl isomerase, with product MGATGVEAIDAFIASAPINKGEGMKWKSRLPTPPKVAFDPNKTYYWLLETNIGSIKVKLLSDTAPMHVSSTIYLTRLGFYNDVKFHRIIPGFMAQGGDPTGSGRGGPGYKYAGEFVNGAKHDRAGVLSMANSGPNTDGSQFFLTFKPTPHLNGKHTVFGYVVEGMGTVKELEANGTRGRGKPKMDLFIQRATIIVE from the coding sequence ATGGGCGCCACTGGGGTGGAAGCCATCGACGCGTTCATCGCCTCTGCACCGATCAACAAGGGTGAAGGCATGAAGTGGAAGAGTCGGCTCCCCACTCCGCCCAAGGTCGCCTTTGATCCGAACAAGACCTACTACTGGCTACTCGAGACCAACATCGGCTCGATCAAAGTCAAGCTGCTTTCGGACACGGCACCCATGCACGTGTCGAGCACCATCTATCTGACCCGGCTGGGTTTTTACAACGATGTCAAATTTCACCGGATCATCCCGGGCTTCATGGCCCAGGGTGGAGACCCGACTGGATCCGGACGCGGCGGGCCCGGCTACAAGTACGCGGGCGAGTTCGTCAACGGCGCCAAGCACGACAGGGCCGGCGTACTCAGCATGGCCAACTCGGGACCCAATACCGACGGCAGCCAATTCTTTCTGACCTTCAAACCCACGCCCCATCTCAACGGCAAGCACACCGTTTTTGGCTACGTCGTCGAAGGCATGGGGACCGTCAAGGAACTCGAAGCAAACGGCACACGTGGACGCGGCAAGCCGAAAATGGATCTATTCATTCAAAGAGCGACGATCATCGTCGAGTAG
- a CDS encoding nuclear transport factor 2 family protein, with the protein MSREAADAIAALRVNAALYASIADGNLAAMDGLWARDEPVLCIHPGGAPLQGRVAVMASWNEIFERGGPPISYSQDSVSLIRGLAFVSCLEHLGDTTLSASNILVWESSAWRIVQHTAGVLTESQGLDLPPSGPLH; encoded by the coding sequence ATGAGTCGAGAAGCTGCGGACGCCATTGCTGCACTTCGCGTCAATGCCGCCCTCTACGCGTCCATCGCCGACGGCAACCTGGCAGCGATGGACGGGCTGTGGGCCCGAGACGAGCCCGTGCTCTGCATTCATCCCGGCGGAGCTCCGTTGCAGGGCCGTGTCGCCGTCATGGCCAGCTGGAACGAAATCTTCGAACGGGGCGGGCCCCCGATCAGCTACAGCCAGGACTCGGTAAGCCTGATCCGAGGGCTCGCCTTTGTGAGCTGTCTCGAGCACCTCGGCGACACCACCTTGTCGGCCAGTAACATTCTCGTCTGGGAATCCAGCGCATGGCGCATCGTCCAGCACACCGCGGGCGTATTGACTGAATCGCAGGGCCTCGACCTGCCGCCCTCAGGGCCGCTTCACTAA
- a CDS encoding TRAP transporter large permease subunit codes for MALNEILVIAMFVLFVVLIFTGYPVAWVLGGLAVFFTAISVIAESDFGIPVGADWAYASLSVDRIWDLMNNWLLVALPMFIFMGLMLDRSGVAADLMTNFARLFGRVRGGLAVTVTLIGVLLAASTGIIGASVVLLALLGLPIMLRQGYQPELAAGTVAAVGTLGILIPPSIMLVMMADRLAISVGDLFLGALIPGVMLGALYILYILIYAQLRPEVAPLSDEAVSIDFKLLLGIAKAVAPALGLMLAVLGSIFFGVATPTEASGVGALGAGLLALGKGRLDRGVLREVLRDTTRTTGFIFAILLTATAYSLVLRGLGGDVLIASALLGLPFGPEGIVLTILFFTFLLGFFLDWIEITLIVLPLVAPVVTNLGFDLVWFTVLFAVCLQTSFLTPPVGFALFYLKGVAPEEVTLTTIYRGVVPFIFLQIVGLLLIFYWPEIALWLPRMAYGP; via the coding sequence TTGGCGCTGAACGAAATCCTCGTCATTGCGATGTTCGTCCTGTTCGTCGTGCTGATCTTTACCGGTTATCCCGTGGCCTGGGTTCTCGGTGGACTCGCGGTTTTCTTCACAGCGATCTCCGTGATCGCAGAATCAGATTTCGGCATTCCGGTGGGCGCCGACTGGGCCTATGCGTCCCTGAGCGTGGATCGCATCTGGGATCTGATGAACAACTGGCTGCTGGTGGCGCTGCCCATGTTCATCTTCATGGGCTTGATGCTCGACCGCTCGGGTGTTGCGGCGGATTTGATGACCAACTTTGCCAGGCTCTTTGGCCGCGTGCGCGGAGGTTTGGCCGTCACGGTAACGCTGATCGGCGTGTTGTTGGCGGCATCGACCGGAATCATCGGTGCCTCGGTCGTACTGCTCGCCTTGCTCGGACTCCCCATCATGCTGCGCCAGGGTTACCAGCCCGAGCTTGCCGCGGGCACCGTAGCCGCGGTGGGAACCCTCGGGATATTGATCCCGCCCAGCATCATGTTGGTCATGATGGCGGATCGTCTGGCCATCTCGGTTGGCGATTTGTTTCTGGGAGCACTGATTCCGGGCGTCATGCTCGGCGCGCTCTACATCCTGTACATCTTGATCTACGCACAGCTGCGCCCCGAGGTCGCACCGCTCTCCGATGAGGCCGTGTCGATCGATTTCAAGCTTCTTCTGGGCATCGCGAAGGCGGTTGCTCCGGCCCTCGGCCTCATGCTTGCAGTGCTGGGGAGTATTTTCTTTGGGGTTGCGACGCCAACCGAGGCCTCGGGCGTTGGGGCGCTCGGCGCAGGTCTGCTCGCGCTCGGCAAGGGGCGGCTCGACCGCGGAGTGCTGCGCGAGGTTCTGCGCGACACCACCCGAACCACCGGCTTCATCTTTGCGATCTTGCTCACCGCGACGGCCTATTCGCTGGTGCTGCGCGGCCTCGGCGGTGACGTGTTGATCGCGTCCGCACTGCTGGGACTGCCGTTTGGTCCCGAGGGCATCGTGCTGACCATTCTCTTCTTTACCTTCCTGCTGGGCTTCTTCCTGGACTGGATCGAAATCACGTTGATCGTGCTGCCCCTGGTCGCACCCGTGGTGACAAACCTCGGTTTCGACCTGGTCTGGTTCACGGTCTTGTTCGCCGTCTGTCTCCAGACGTCATTTTTGACGCCGCCGGTCGGGTTTGCACTGTTCTACCTCAAGGGCGTGGCGCCCGAGGAAGTCACACTGACGACGATCTATCGCGGTGTCGTGCCCTTTATCTTCTTGCAGATCGTCGGCTTGTTGTTGATTTTTTACTGGCCCGAAATAGCACTATGGTTGCCACGCATGGCGTATGGGCCCTGA
- a CDS encoding 16S rRNA (uracil(1498)-N(3))-methyltransferase → MNLVLLFEDDFVSGGGDSEGGKVRLSGRRCEYIQSIHRVAPGDELCVGVAGGRIGRGAVVRVEGEILEMEVVLDRDPPSPLPVTLVLALPRPLVLKRVLLSATAMGVKKLYLIQANRVERSFWNSKVLRDGELIKPLILGLEQAKDTLVPEVELRTRFRPFVEDELPSLVKGTLGLVAHPAASAECPRAVAGDVTLVMGPEGGFVPFEVEKLEAAGCSVVHLGERILRVETALPALLARLF, encoded by the coding sequence ATGAACCTGGTTCTTCTGTTCGAGGACGACTTCGTTTCGGGAGGGGGGGACAGTGAGGGCGGAAAGGTCCGTCTATCCGGGCGCCGCTGCGAATACATCCAGTCCATTCATCGCGTTGCACCGGGAGATGAGTTGTGCGTTGGCGTTGCCGGCGGGAGAATCGGACGCGGGGCTGTCGTACGGGTCGAAGGTGAGATCCTGGAGATGGAGGTCGTGCTGGACCGCGATCCACCGTCGCCGCTGCCTGTGACGCTGGTTCTGGCGCTGCCGCGTCCGCTGGTGTTGAAACGAGTGTTGCTCTCCGCCACGGCCATGGGCGTCAAGAAGTTGTACTTGATTCAGGCCAACCGGGTAGAGCGCAGCTTTTGGAACAGCAAAGTGCTGCGCGACGGTGAACTCATCAAGCCCTTGATCCTGGGTCTCGAGCAAGCCAAAGACACACTTGTGCCGGAGGTCGAACTGCGAACTCGCTTCCGTCCCTTCGTCGAAGACGAGCTTCCCAGCCTGGTGAAGGGGACCCTGGGGTTGGTCGCTCACCCCGCAGCGTCGGCCGAGTGTCCGCGAGCGGTCGCGGGGGACGTGACGTTGGTCATGGGGCCGGAGGGCGGGTTTGTTCCGTTTGAGGTTGAGAAGCTCGAAGCGGCCGGTTGTTCGGTAGTTCACCTGGGCGAACGAATCCTTCGGGTGGAGACGGCACTCCCGGCTCTGCTTGCGCGTCTATTTTAA
- a CDS encoding phosphoserine transaminase, protein MKPDRRPQRRPDRPEFSSGPCAKPPGWSLDHLTGALLGRSHRAKPSKERLQAVIDRSKATLAIPDDYRIGIVAASDTGAIEMALWSMLGERPVDMLAWESFGEGWITDVQQQLKLDDTRVLTADYGDLPDLSSVNFDHDVVFTWNGTTSGVRVPDGHWIPEARAGLVFCDATSAVFAMDLPWSKLDVVTWSWQKVLGGEAAHGMLVLSPRAVARLESFEPDRPLPKIFRMTKDGKLIEGIFKGETINTPSMLCVEDVLVSLEWVANNGGCAGMRDRSTANLDAISQWVDKTDWVDFLAHDPATRSSTSICLQIVDPWFTQMDESERSVSAKKIGALLDAEGVAFDINSYKAAPPGLRIWGGATVETSDIEALLPWLDWAFAEIKG, encoded by the coding sequence ATGAAGCCCGATCGACGCCCGCAACGTCGCCCCGATCGACCCGAATTTTCTTCCGGACCCTGCGCGAAGCCGCCGGGCTGGAGCCTCGACCACTTGACCGGAGCCCTGCTCGGCCGTTCGCATCGAGCCAAGCCGAGCAAGGAACGTCTGCAGGCCGTGATCGATCGCTCGAAGGCGACCCTCGCAATTCCCGACGACTATCGAATCGGCATCGTCGCCGCATCGGATACGGGCGCGATCGAGATGGCGCTGTGGTCGATGCTCGGAGAACGCCCGGTGGACATGCTCGCGTGGGAAAGTTTCGGCGAGGGCTGGATCACGGACGTACAGCAGCAATTGAAACTCGATGACACTCGAGTTCTCACCGCAGACTATGGAGATCTGCCGGATCTTTCGTCCGTCAATTTCGATCACGACGTCGTCTTCACCTGGAACGGAACCACCTCCGGGGTCCGCGTTCCCGACGGCCACTGGATTCCCGAAGCGCGCGCGGGACTCGTCTTTTGCGACGCGACGTCGGCAGTCTTCGCAATGGATCTACCCTGGTCCAAACTCGACGTCGTGACCTGGTCCTGGCAAAAGGTGCTCGGTGGCGAAGCCGCCCACGGCATGCTGGTGCTCTCTCCCCGGGCCGTGGCACGACTCGAGAGTTTTGAACCCGATCGACCGCTGCCCAAGATTTTCCGCATGACCAAGGACGGCAAGTTGATCGAGGGAATCTTCAAGGGAGAGACCATCAACACGCCCTCGATGCTCTGCGTCGAAGACGTGCTCGTTTCCCTCGAATGGGTCGCAAACAACGGCGGGTGTGCGGGCATGCGCGACCGCTCGACGGCGAATCTCGACGCGATCAGCCAGTGGGTCGACAAAACGGATTGGGTCGATTTTCTTGCACATGATCCCGCGACGCGCTCTTCGACCTCGATTTGCCTGCAGATCGTCGATCCGTGGTTTACCCAAATGGACGAAAGCGAGCGCAGTGTCAGCGCCAAGAAGATCGGTGCGCTGCTGGACGCCGAGGGAGTCGCGTTCGACATCAATTCCTACAAAGCGGCGCCGCCCGGGCTGCGAATTTGGGGCGGAGCAACCGTCGAGACCTCCGACATCGAAGCGCTATTGCCCTGGCTCGACTGGGCCTTCGCCGAAATCAAGGGTTGA
- a CDS encoding DsbA family protein: protein MRQQYPKDVRIVFKHMPLSFHSKAPAAHAAAEAALMQDKFWEMHDLIFENQRDLSTATFEKYAKQIGLDIEQYKKDLKSEALKKRIDDDTSQARKLGATGTPAFFINGRFLSGAQPIDSFKRLIDEMLKKG from the coding sequence CTGAGACAGCAGTACCCCAAAGACGTGCGCATTGTCTTCAAGCACATGCCTCTTTCGTTCCACTCCAAGGCACCGGCCGCACACGCCGCTGCTGAAGCGGCACTCATGCAAGACAAGTTCTGGGAAATGCACGATCTCATCTTCGAAAATCAGCGCGACTTGAGCACCGCCACATTCGAAAAATACGCGAAGCAAATTGGGCTCGACATCGAGCAGTACAAAAAAGATTTGAAGTCGGAGGCACTCAAGAAGCGAATTGATGACGACACTTCGCAAGCTCGGAAACTGGGCGCGACCGGAACCCCCGCCTTCTTCATCAACGGGCGCTTCCTCTCGGGCGCACAACCCATTGATTCGTTCAAGCGTCTGATCGATGAGATGCTAAAGAAAGGTTGA
- a CDS encoding alcohol dehydrogenase catalytic domain-containing protein: MRAVRCCENQARVVDIARPTREEGVRIKVKSAGICGSDLHLIALGMPPGRTLGHEFAGVLDDGRAVAVEPLVPCGSCDLCCEGRFNLCRSGIDIIVGVGRDGGMTDEIWLPERCLVPLDSKLAVEDACLSEPLAVAVHGIREGGVTAGVRVAVIGAGSIGLCALAAARAEGAEVSVAARHPHQIEAAERLGAVALEGEYEFVVDCAGTGDALAQAVSLCRPGGTLILLASYWQGMDLPGVSLCLKEIRIVPSSMYAHRHNESDFERAVQILAGHSEVADTLITHRIPLDEATRAFEIAGDRRAGAIKVVLEV; the protein is encoded by the coding sequence ATGCGCGCTGTTCGCTGCTGCGAAAATCAGGCACGAGTTGTGGACATCGCCCGGCCGACGAGGGAAGAGGGCGTTCGCATCAAAGTGAAGTCGGCCGGGATCTGTGGCTCGGATCTTCATCTGATCGCGTTGGGGATGCCGCCTGGCCGCACCCTGGGTCACGAATTTGCCGGCGTGCTCGACGACGGACGAGCCGTGGCCGTCGAACCGCTCGTGCCGTGCGGAAGCTGTGACCTTTGTTGCGAGGGGCGCTTCAACCTGTGCCGCTCGGGTATTGACATCATCGTGGGCGTTGGAAGAGACGGTGGGATGACGGACGAAATCTGGCTTCCCGAACGATGCCTGGTTCCGCTCGATTCGAAACTCGCGGTCGAAGACGCCTGTCTCAGCGAACCTCTTGCAGTCGCGGTTCACGGAATTCGCGAAGGCGGTGTCACTGCTGGCGTTCGAGTCGCGGTGATCGGTGCGGGCTCGATCGGCTTGTGCGCTTTGGCTGCCGCGCGAGCCGAGGGTGCCGAAGTCTCGGTAGCGGCTCGCCATCCTCATCAGATTGAAGCAGCAGAACGACTCGGCGCGGTGGCATTGGAAGGCGAGTATGAATTCGTCGTCGATTGCGCGGGGACCGGGGATGCTCTCGCACAAGCGGTCAGTTTGTGTCGACCGGGCGGCACCCTCATTCTGCTCGCGAGCTACTGGCAGGGCATGGATCTACCCGGCGTGTCCCTATGTCTCAAGGAAATAAGGATCGTTCCCTCGAGCATGTACGCTCACCGCCACAACGAGAGCGATTTTGAGCGTGCGGTCCAGATCCTGGCCGGGCATTCGGAGGTTGCCGATACCTTGATCACCCACCGCATCCCGCTCGACGAAGCGACCCGGGCATTCGAAATTGCCGGGGATCGCCGAGCGGGCGCCATCAAGGTCGTGCTGGAGGTTTGA
- a CDS encoding peptidylprolyl isomerase, protein MADSAQDKAIEAIDAFIASAEIDKSDSNWKTKLPKPSIVDFEAGTDYFWDIETNIGNIEIKLLHAVAPMHVTSTIYLARLGFYDGVIFHRVIDGFMAQGGDPLGLGTGGPGYQYDGEFSPDARHDRPGLLSMANSGPGTDGSQFFLTFVPTPHLDDKHAIFGEVTGGMDIVQALEAKGSSSGKTSEHLEMVSTKIRAVSA, encoded by the coding sequence ATGGCGGACAGCGCCCAAGACAAGGCCATCGAGGCGATCGACGCGTTCATCGCGTCCGCTGAGATCGATAAATCTGATTCCAACTGGAAGACCAAATTGCCCAAGCCCTCTATCGTCGATTTCGAAGCCGGGACCGACTACTTCTGGGACATCGAAACCAACATTGGCAATATCGAGATCAAGCTGTTGCATGCCGTCGCACCCATGCACGTCACCAGCACCATCTATCTCGCTCGCCTCGGATTCTACGATGGAGTGATCTTCCATCGAGTGATCGATGGCTTCATGGCCCAGGGCGGAGACCCGCTGGGGCTCGGCACGGGGGGCCCAGGCTATCAGTACGACGGCGAGTTTTCTCCGGACGCGCGCCACGATCGACCGGGCTTGCTCAGCATGGCAAACTCGGGCCCCGGCACCGATGGCAGCCAGTTCTTCCTGACCTTCGTCCCGACGCCTCACCTCGACGACAAGCACGCAATTTTTGGTGAGGTCACTGGCGGCATGGACATCGTCCAGGCGCTGGAGGCCAAAGGCTCGAGCAGCGGGAAAACCAGCGAGCACCTGGAAATGGTCAGCACCAAGATCCGAGCAGTCTCCGCCTGA
- a CDS encoding enoyl-CoA hydratase — protein MEYQQILYKVDDPIATITLNRPKSLNAWTPQMGVEVKHAFAQAEADPAVVVIVLTGAGRGFCAGADLKGLSNLSEGGSIDAGDATELDADPGDATMGASFRGTYSYPMSIPKPVIAAINGPCAGMAVPIALYCDLRFAGSSASFTTAFSKRGLIAEWGISWILTRLVGPAHALDLLFSSRKIDAAEAERMGLVNRVLPNAELLPFVQDYAREMAANCSPRSMAIMKREVYQHMMESLEHAQSDSVRLMFESFKAPDFKEGVKSFLEKRPPQFDRLI, from the coding sequence ATGGAGTACCAGCAAATTCTATACAAGGTGGACGATCCGATCGCGACCATCACCTTGAATCGTCCGAAGTCTCTCAATGCCTGGACCCCTCAGATGGGCGTCGAGGTGAAGCATGCATTTGCCCAGGCGGAAGCCGACCCCGCCGTCGTGGTCATCGTTTTGACCGGGGCCGGGCGCGGGTTCTGCGCCGGAGCCGATTTGAAAGGCCTCTCGAACCTCAGCGAGGGCGGCTCGATCGACGCAGGGGATGCGACCGAGCTCGACGCAGACCCCGGGGATGCGACCATGGGTGCTTCGTTTCGCGGGACCTATTCGTATCCGATGTCCATTCCCAAGCCGGTGATCGCCGCGATCAACGGTCCGTGTGCGGGCATGGCTGTTCCCATCGCATTGTATTGCGACCTGCGCTTTGCCGGGTCGAGCGCGAGCTTTACAACCGCCTTTAGCAAGCGAGGGCTGATCGCCGAATGGGGAATCAGTTGGATCCTGACCCGCTTGGTCGGGCCGGCCCACGCCCTCGATCTGCTCTTTTCGTCGCGCAAAATTGACGCTGCAGAGGCGGAGCGAATGGGGCTCGTCAATCGAGTGTTGCCGAACGCGGAGTTGTTGCCCTTCGTGCAGGACTATGCGCGGGAAATGGCGGCCAACTGCTCACCGCGCTCCATGGCGATCATGAAGCGAGAGGTCTATCAGCACATGATGGAGAGTCTCGAGCACGCACAAAGTGACTCTGTTCGCCTGATGTTCGAAAGCTTCAAGGCGCCCGACTTCAAAGAGGGGGTCAAATCTTTCCTCGAAAAGAGGCCGCCTCAGTTCGATCGCCTCATTTAG
- a CDS encoding single-stranded DNA-binding protein, protein MDIARRVRSATRKLSKEVSQLSFADPVTHVYNPLVYASRSHDDYIARYAARKKRVIFLGMNPGPYGMSQTGVPFGEVNWVRDWLEIEQPVGRPQCEHPKRPVTGFACTRSEVSGDRVWSSIAAHFKTPKRFFAKHYIANYCPLVFMEESGRNRTPDKLPRDERDALFEICDRHLRRLVEILEPKWVIGIGAFATKRAELALAGSGPRIAAVLHPSPANPRANANWRGVVGQQLVELGLCKCPD, encoded by the coding sequence ATGGATATAGCACGACGCGTTCGCAGCGCGACCCGAAAGCTCAGCAAAGAAGTCAGTCAACTCAGCTTTGCCGATCCCGTTACCCACGTCTACAACCCGCTCGTTTACGCGTCGCGCAGTCACGACGATTACATTGCCCGCTATGCAGCGCGAAAAAAGCGCGTCATTTTTCTCGGCATGAACCCGGGCCCCTACGGAATGTCCCAGACTGGCGTCCCCTTCGGAGAGGTGAACTGGGTACGAGATTGGCTCGAGATTGAGCAGCCGGTCGGCAGACCGCAATGCGAGCACCCCAAGCGACCCGTGACCGGCTTTGCGTGCACACGCAGTGAAGTCAGTGGCGATCGCGTCTGGAGCAGCATCGCAGCGCACTTCAAGACTCCCAAGCGCTTCTTTGCAAAGCACTACATCGCCAACTATTGCCCTCTGGTCTTCATGGAGGAGAGCGGAAGGAACCGGACACCGGACAAACTGCCCCGGGACGAACGCGACGCCCTGTTCGAGATCTGCGATCGGCACCTGCGGCGCCTGGTCGAGATTCTCGAGCCCAAATGGGTGATCGGGATCGGCGCATTTGCAACCAAGCGGGCCGAACTGGCCCTCGCAGGCAGCGGGCCGCGGATCGCGGCCGTGCTACATCCCAGTCCCGCAAATCCGAGGGCAAACGCCAATTGGCGGGGCGTTGTGGGGCAACAACTGGTCGAACTCGGCCTGTGTAAATGTCCGGACTGA